From Pseudomonadota bacterium:
TCTCACCGGATATGGCAGCATTTCAACGGCAACCGATGCCGTTAAACTTGGCGCTGTCAACTATCTTTCAAAACCTGCTGATGTTGATGATATCCTTCATGCTTTCACCAAGGACCCAGATCTTGCACCGGATGTAAGCAACACTGATTTTCCCCCCCCTTCCCTTGCCCGTGTCGAATGGGAACACATAAACAGAGTGCTGGCTGACTGTGATGGTAATATCTCAGCCGCCGCCAAAAAACTCGGACTCCACAGGAGAACTCTTCAACGCAAATTATATAAATACGCGCCGAATGATTGATTTGTAAAATCTCCGCAACAAATTATTTCCCTTTTCCCACTTAATAACAACCTGAATATGTTTTATCTTTGCCAACTTTCCAGCTCCGATATTCGACTTCAGAAAAACGACATAAATCTGCGGAACAAATGATGCTCAAACACTGAGATGGCCATATACAATGCGGGAGGCTAGGAAACAGAAGACAGGGTGCGCCTGCCGTTATTAAGGATATTTCGGATTACCATTGATAAGTCCTTCAGATCAATGGGTTTGATCAAAACCTCCTTGATGCCGAAATCTTCGGGAACAATAGTATCCAGGATTTCCGCGTTCCCGGTAATAAGCAGGACGGGCAGACCCGGCCTCATCGTCTTGATGGCGTTAGCCATTTCAACCCCGGTAATAATCGGCATGGTCTGGTCGGTAATTACCAGATCATAAAAAAATGATCGCTGTTTGAATTCATTCAAAGCTTCCAATGGGTTATTAAAAATATTGACTTCATACCCCAGACTTTCAAGCCCTCTTTTCCGCATCTCGAGAAGCGGTATTTCATCATCCACCAGGAGTATTCGCTCGCCGTTGCCTTTAATTGGTTCAATGTCAATCTCAAGTGATTCATCAACTTTATCAAGAAGGCGCGGCAGATACACCTTGACTAACGTCCCTCGCCCAAATTTGCTTTCAACGTGGATAACCCCTTCATGTTTTTTCACGATACCATGTACAACAGCAAGCCCCATGCCGGTTCCCAAACCCGGTGCCTTGGTGGTGAAATACGGCTCGAAAATACGAGGCAGAATCACAGGATCTATGCCGGCGCCATTATCCTGAACCGTAAGCAGAACAAAACCGCTATCTGATATGGGTGCAACTCCGCCTGCCTCCTCAACTTTGTCAACAATGGACAATTTGATCGACAATTTGCCGCCGTGCTCGCGCATCGCATGATATGCATTGGTGCTCAGGTTGATGATTATCTGGTGAATTTGGGTGGGATCGGCATAAATATTACCACAGGCAGGATCAATATCATGCTTTATGGAAATTGTTGAGGGAAGAGTTGCGCGAAGCATTTTAATCGCTTCTTCGATAATCAAATGGACTTCAACGGAGAGCTTTTTCTGATCTCCATGTCTGCTGAAGGTGAGAATTTGTTTTACGAGATCCTTGGCCCTGTTGCCGGCTGCGATAATCTGATTGACATCAGAGTATACCTGACTGTCTTCATCTACATCTTCACAAATAAGATCTCCAAACCCCAGAATAGCCCCGAGAATGTTATTGAAATCATGAGCAATTCCTCCGGCTAGAGTCCCGATGGCCTCCATTTTCTGAACTTGTCGGAGTTGGGCTTCGGTTTGCTTTTTCTGGGTAATATCCCGGATAATCGCCTGAATTATTCCTTTTTCTGCTTCAATTATTTTGCTTCGGAGGTCTACGGTCAATAAGACACCGTTAGCTTGCGTAACCACTGTTTCCATATGGACCTTGCCATCTTCGACACTTTTCCGGACTTCGGTGATTCGTTTTAAGATTGCCTGCTGCGGGAGAATGTCTCTGATATTCAAGGTGATCAAAGTTTCATGGGGATGAC
This genomic window contains:
- a CDS encoding response regulator, which codes for METILLVDDEDFFRERLEQAFTKRGYTVYAAADYVDALVAIKVHKPAMAVIDLKMPGKSGLEVIKDGLKIHPDLKIVVLTGYGSISTATDAVKLGAVNYLSKPADVDDILHAFTKDPDLAPDVSNTDFPPPSLARVEWEHINRVLADCDGNISAAAKKLGLHRRTLQRKLYKYAPND
- a CDS encoding PAS domain S-box protein; the protein is MNKEDYITNQMNALFHIWCSRACYIGALIFMSLAILDYFSTPENFTIFFFYRTVVAVSLISIAYVNRTSKKTLVHKISGFAAMLLAAIVIEMMILRFGGHVSPYYVGHIILSMIVIGFFPARLYFHLLALFLIYVIYLTPLLLFDRINDYQTFGISNAFMLSTFMTLLILKYFTQQSLMSELSMRFEMEQYNDQLEHQVKDRTVEYSDMIQLLEGNISNRIKSEQALKESEIRFRRLFEDSLDSIILYDFDGNILDANHAAQELIGHPHETLITLNIRDILPQQAILKRITEVRKSVEDGKVHMETVVTQANGVLLTVDLRSKIIEAEKGIIQAIIRDITQKKQTEAQLRQVQKMEAIGTLAGGIAHDFNNILGAILGFGDLICEDVDEDSQVYSDVNQIIAAGNRAKDLVKQILTFSRHGDQKKLSVEVHLIIEEAIKMLRATLPSTISIKHDIDPACGNIYADPTQIHQIIINLSTNAYHAMREHGGKLSIKLSIVDKVEEAGGVAPISDSGFVLLTVQDNGAGIDPVILPRIFEPYFTTKAPGLGTGMGLAVVHGIVKKHEGVIHVESKFGRGTLVKVYLPRLLDKVDESLEIDIEPIKGNGERILLVDDEIPLLEMRKRGLESLGYEVNIFNNPLEALNEFKQRSFFYDLVITDQTMPIITGVEMANAIKTMRPGLPVLLITGNAEILDTIVPEDFGIKEVLIKPIDLKDLSMVIRNILNNGRRTLSSVS